Genomic DNA from Brassica rapa cultivar Chiifu-401-42 chromosome A04, CAAS_Brap_v3.01, whole genome shotgun sequence:
tttttcttgtaaattCACAAAATTCAAATTCTTTTAAGAGAAATTCCCTATAAtagtttttaaagtttttatcacaaaaatagctgttaatgaaaaaaactaccaaataaagttttattaaagggtaaaaatacaaaaataacccttgagttaactaatatagacttagagtttagagttaaggggttgggttttgggatggaatttcaaattttaaaaaaatatattaaaaatttcaaaaaaaaaagctattttgatattctttttggctattttgtgacaaaaatttaaaaatagttatctGAGAGAATTGTCCTTTTTCTTACGATCATTTAGTGGGTGGTAGTTGATTTTGagtttgaaatgttttttttttgtttgaaatgtAATACTATTGGGTTTTGCTTTTGTCTTCCAGGTTTCAAAACAGAAATCGTATAAAATGTCAGAAGAACATGTGTTGTCATTTCCAAAgaaaagtacaaaaaaaaacaaatcaagaatgtaattaacaattaatttttttaaaaaaaactaggaAACTACAATAACAGTATACAGGGTAGTTGCATTTCAATTTAAAACTCCATGCAAATAGTCTGACTCCAAACATAACTCTCCTTTCTATTTCTGGCTAGTGTCTTCAATGTCACACAAGTAATCAAGTAATTAATATCcctttaaaaataacaaaatcaatTCACAATTTTCTTGGAGAAGAGCTTCAAGAAGTAGATTTGAACACACACTACAAGCAGAGCCCAAAAGAGCGAGAAATGATGGGCTTCTTGAGGATGGTAACTCCACCGGCGTCGCCGCCGGCGAAAAGATCCCGACGTCAACGTCGGGTAAGGGCAAACGGAGATGGGTTTCCGGTGTTTCTTCCTAAAGAGGTAAAGGACATAAAAGATCCATTCGCAAGAGCTCTGGCTCAAAGGATTGTACGGATTCCTGTTCCTCTtcaggttcttcatcttctctctccTATTCAAGTACTAAGTTTCTCGATATGTGTGAAAGAGAAAATGAAAATGTGTTGCAGATGGGAAACTTCAAAGGCTGCGTAATGAGCAGCTGTATCAAACCAATTGTTCAACAACACGACAAAAGTCCCGTTGTTCTTCTCCATTGTTTCGACAGGTTTGTTTTACTGACAAGACAATTCCAAGAACTCGCTCTGTGTGTCTAAATTTtacagagattttttttttgttggcttAGTTCATGTCTTGAATGGAGACGTACTTATCCTCTGCTTGAACAAGCTTCTCTTGAGACTTGGGCTATTGATGTTCTTGGTTGGGGTTTCTCCGATCTTGGTAAGATTTAAATacactttcttttattttgaccaaaaaaaaaaacactttctttTACAAGTTCGACCAAaataaacttacttttacaagaAAAGAAACTCGGTTCTTGAGAAAACTTCTATATAGTATATGAATGTATGATTAATTCTTTTACAATGTCAAGAACtcactattttttatattttaaatttcaagaAATCAATTGTAAAATGAATATTGTAGGAAAACTTCCACCATGTGATGCAGCATCCAAGCGGCATCATCTATTCGAGGTCAGTACTTACTATACAGTATAAGAAAACAGAGGACTAAGACCATCTCTaatagtttttttcattttttttctcaaaatgatGTAAACTCAAAATGAGTTTgtgatttgctccaatggttctcCTCATTTTCTCCCTCAATTcttattactttttatttattgcaaataacaccttttattttataagattttagactatactcatttatttttaaattctacaatttaaccaaactttaacttataaaaaacaaatatttattacattaataaagtTACATAACAACATACAAAGTAATAGTAGAATTTTACTTAAACAgtactattattatatttttttcactttGTATTAGTTATGTATCTCGTTGgtattgttttctattttattttcttttaattatatattataatttataaaattataagttatattttaataactaattattagtaatcaatactattaaattaggaacatgTCCTATTGATAATAGTTAAATCCAACTTAAAATATAACTGCAATTAAAATCAATATtacatgtttaaatattaaaactactATAATCTATCTATTACGAAAATGGTTATCAAACTAATTCCCCTTTAATTCCTATATTTTCGGGACCATCTCTCTTATCAATACTAACTGATTAAAATCCACGGTTACGTATGTTTTATACATATGCGCATGCGTATAAAACTATATCACAAACTCATAATGCGCATAACAGACAATACTAACTAATTAAAATCCACGGTTACATGGAATAACAGTCGTGTACTAGACATGTTCATAATGACACAATCATAAAATCTGTCTATTACCTTTTAACCGTGTAGGTACAAGTAAAACTATATTAAAGCacacacaaaaatattaaaaaataaattagataacTAAACTATCTATTTTGATTCAGGTATTTTATTTCTAAGTTACTtaacttatttaaaaataactgaAATTATCAAAATACAACATGTTGTTAAGATTTATCAAGATTTATATATCATAAATTGTCTCAAAATCACTCTCCAATTAACCTAtataaaatatccaaaattttaaaaggtACGTCTACCGTATTCTAAAACAAGATTTAGAATTTACGGTTACGTAATATATCTGAGCGGGTGGAAGAATAGAAACCATAagattgaaatatatatatatatatatatatataatataacctttttaaattaatactctttaaatcaatatacactaaaaatttctataaaataatataattttatagtctcaaattgagtttttttgtttaattagtatatcaataaattaatatctctataaattaataaaaattatagttttggtgtaatcccaacattattaatttatagaggtttcactaTATGTATATTTGTGTGTTCAGATGCTCACTCGATTTGGTGTAATGTTGACGAGTGAAAAACTGGACAAGAAAACCATAATTGTAATCTTTATCACACTTTTGAAAAATAcgataatttttaaatgaaatacttctacataaaaaaatgtttattgctgaagtatactattttttacttgataaatttctctatatattactatttcaagtgttcaataatatcttaaaattatcataaaaataaattttaaatctaaaataaataacataatcttataataggttattaatatttcatatcaattaattttatttttatatattaccaTTTACTCTTTTTTTGAATGACATCTTAacaatttcatcaaaatcaaaagaatcacaaaattattcaattttattttatttaccgAAGACCATATTAAcccacacatatatatatatatatatatatttaatagaatttattaaaaaaatcaaaaacatttgTTCGGTTTTCAGTGCGGATTgggttttatatttgttttctgATATAACACTTTAAGAACCACTTGAGTATATGGGTCCAATCTAATAGAGTATGATACTTTGATTTTTGGGTTGATTCCGAGTCGGGTTTTTTGGGTACGGATATTTTTGACGAATTATGTTAggtaactattaaaaaaatataatatgttgcaaattttaggaataaagtttaaaaataatttctcaaATGCATATGACACAAGTGTACAGTTATGCAACCattgacatatttaatataattaccaaaaattatattaaattaatattaatattaaacacaaatataaaaactaaaatttctcaaaattaaaacaaaaatatacccgccctttcaaagggcgggtcagaatctagttatattttaaaaagtttaatcaGTATATACATATtggatataaagttataaaaattatgtttaatgttaatgttttgtttatgcatAAAATAGAGATTGTCAAAAGTAAAgaactattatgtaaataagAAAAGTTTGACATCAAAATGAGGTTGTGAATAGTATTCcttcaaatttgaagaaatACTGTTCATATCCTCATTTTTTCTCACAAAATAAAGTACTATTGGAAATGTATTTCCCtcgtttttttatgttttcccTCATTTTGATgcaccattggagatgctctaatgacggtttaattatttgatttgaatttCAGCTTTGGAAAACATATATCAAACGACCAATGATTTTAGTTGGACCAAGCTTAGGAGCAACCGTAGCTGTTGATTTCACTGCTACCTACCCTGAAGCAGTAACTTTTCTTTTATTCATCATAATCAAACTCTTTCTATTAAACCCATCTTACTAGCTTACTTACTATAATTCTCTTCTTTAAAACTTGCAGGTTGATAAATTGGTTCTCATTAATGCCAATGCGTACTCGGAAGGAACCGGTGCGCTGAAAGACTTACCAAAGTCAATTGCTTACGCTGGGGTTTGTTTGAAAACTCTTGCAGCATTTCCTTTGGTGAATTTTAAAACGTctatttttgatataatttaattattttttattaagttttaatatttttaaaattaacccACTTAGCAATAAACATGTGCCATAAGAGTTTTCAATAGGTATTTCACAATctcatttgaaaaattattgtcactctctctctctctctcactcttatttttatattttcctttGTTAATTGCTGAGATATTCATTAGGTATGATACTCTTGTTATTAttactctctcttttttctgCACGTTATTTTTACTCAATAAATAAGTTTGCAATGTTGAGTATAGTAGTATTTAATTACATTGTCACTATTGTTTCAGGTTAAGTTGCTGAAGTCATTCCCTCTTCGCCTTTTGGCGAACGTGTTAGCCTTTTCATCGCCCTTGTCAGAGAACATAGATTGGACTAACGTAACATCAAATCTCccttcattttttatgttttattattccTTATGTCAAACTGATTTTGGTAAATGAATCTATTATTTGCTTTAGATTGGCCGGTTGCATTGTCAAATGCCGTGGTGGGAAGATGCAATGGTCGATTTTATGATTAGCGGTGGCTATAACGTTGCTTCACATATCAAACACGTAATAGCAAATACTTATCTATGAAAACGAACGAtcaatttattatatttctGATTTTGTTCTATGTTTTTGATGTGTAACTATGCAGATCAACCAGAAGACGCTCGTCGTATGCAGTGAGAACGATCAGATTGTTAGCAACCAACTTTCAGTTGTAAGTTTGCTTTAAACTGAAACATCGaatagtttggtttggtttggtttactTACTGAATCGCCAATTTTCAAAATGCAGAAACTGTTGTGTGAGCTACAAAATGCGGTTTTCCGGGAAGTACCAGATTCCGGTCATCTTCCACATGTTGAGAACCCTAAACAGTTTGTGAAGCTGATATCAGATTTCGCCAGTGGAAAGATCAACTGATTCTATTTACTGTTACGATCTGCTTTAAGCTCGTCGAGTGTGGCTACACAGAGCAAGGAGTTGTAACGTTATTTATTATGAAATTTAATACAAATATTAGTCTAGATTGGGCTTGGGATGGCTCATGGCTATAGAAACATCTGTGTTACTTTGTTACTTTCGTAAGGTCTTGAACAGAGTATTAGTTTTTTTCAAGTTGTAGGAGGACATCGAAAACTTTAAAGCCCAAGAGCATGATTAACGGGGGTTCTTAGGAGTGGGATTCTTAGTGTAATTTAAGAACCTTATTTAAGAACCACCGGttcttaacctttttttttgttaaagttaagaaccggttcttaaatTACGCTACGAACCCCACTCCTAAAAACTTCCATTAATCATGGTCTAATAAGCTGTTTTAAACTCCATGTTGTTTTAAAGCGTAgagtattatttttgtttacacATGACATTGGAAAGTTAAAAGTGTCATGTATTACGATCGAACCATATTTTTAACCCGACCCATATACTAAACCGGACTACTTATTGGATCACCTAGTTATTAGATCGACTACAAACAAACTATGTAttgataattaatttataatgatatatattaactattgaaaatacaagaaaatattcacatttcataatataaaataaaatatttaatttttattttatcttctcTTTATACAAAATACTAGAAATAACAATTtacttaatttaatttttaaattttgtaacaGCTATAAGTTACAACATgtaataaaagtataaaaattaagaagTAACTAATATTTAATACTAGGGGGTTGTCCGCACTTGGCGCGGAATATTGTTTTATCGTTCTTAAATATGATTTTCTGATGATGTGATTGGTCAGTATTTATTCGTGAACAGCACTACTTGATGTTTTATTATGTTATGTAGTAGTAGGTAATAAGTTAATATATTATGTGTTTCTCTTTTTAATAATGTGTTGTTGTATGTATAATAGTACTTGTTAGTGGTGAAGTGAGTTCTTGATGTAAAACATATTGAATTTTAATATCTTTGTCTTTAGGCATTTGTTGATTCTAAGATTAACGGcgtcaaaattatattttaatttttcacatTTTTGAACATTACTCTTTTAGGGTGTGTTTTGCACTCTCCCATATCTTTTGACCGTGAGCCATCACCATCTATGTATTTCGTTTACCTCTCTGGTGTGCAGTGCTTCTCACCATCACTGGAAAAAGACACACTTTCGTGCTTTTGTTTTTCCTCACCATCTTTTTCTGTGAGATTATCTGGTATTTGTTATAGACCAGACATATTAGTTCCATGTTGTGCAGTTGTTTCTTACGGAGTTGTATGTTATTTCAGTCAATATTGGTCCTCTTTTTCCTTAGATTTGTTTTCCTCGTCGCTGGTTTGCCGTCAATAGTCTCTGCCCGTCTAGGTGTTCAAGATCGGTTATTTAGTGATCTGACTTCGATGATCTTTTTCATAACTTGAGGATGGCTCCACCGTTTATTGATTGCATTTTGTCTCTTTAtatctctttattctctcatctcgtTGAACCTTTCATCACTGATCACGTCTCTTGTGGCTCTCCCTTTCGCCATATTTACTACTCCAGGTTTGGTTTCGGTGGTTGGCTTCCATTCTCCCCCACTCAGGttgtttattttcttctcaTGCATTCCTTGGTGTAGGTGTGCAAAGTTAGTCTTTTGGAGCTTTGGTTTCTTCTAATAAGAGTTTTGTGGTTATTCGCTGACATGAGCGCCTTGTATGTGCTTGTTTAGTTTGTGAGGTGCTTCTTATCTCTTAGCTGGTGGTTGGGTTTTCGGTGCTTTAGACATGCATCTTTTTGTTTCGTGGTGACTTTCTTGTTCCGATGATTATTCTTTCTTTGACTcgctttttttggttttggcgctGGTACTTGATCAGGATCATTTGTGTTCTGAGAATTGCTTTATctcatattttatctttttacatttttttgaaaTCTGCTAGTTCTAGCCAATACATTATATGGTAAGATGAGATAGGTTAGTCTTCTGTGTTGGTTTTTTTTCAGCTCCAAACTTTTATTGAGTTAGTGTTACTATGGTatttaactttttctctctGACTGTGAAAGTTTTATGTTTAGATTAATTTCTTCTTATTAGTTaggtcattttatatttttaatatttaaataaatatataatttgtaaattaaatatataatttgtaaattaaatatataatttgtaaattaaatatataatttgtacattaaatatataatttgtaaattaaataatagaaaatggtaaaaaaataataaaataacaaaaattcatGTTATGTTTAgttgtgaataaattaaatatgtaaaaaatatttctattattttatttatttttttattcatcttgaattttagtgaacaataaaataaattatcaaatttcATACGATAATAGTTAGTGCGAAAAGGATTAGATAGTTCACGATTAAAAAGTACTTGGCCAAATTGCAATAATCCAAAAGAAGAATGacctaaaatgtaaaaaaaaatacttggatGACACGTGTCGCAAAAGCCCCCTGCCACTTGTCAGAAGAAGGGAAAAAtctaactttatatatatagataactaatcaaattaatttttaaattcaaaataaaccaaaagcaAAGAATTAGATAGTCAATAAAAAGGTGaactacataaataaataaaaaagaataattttaGTCATATTTCTTGCAAACGTAAGTTGTACCCGAGATCATCTATCGTTGATGCTCAATTATCTTTCTCTTTTCATTATGGATCCTCTTAAATATTGAACAATTGCGCTCACAACCAAATGAAAAAGTAGTCTAACTAAGAATTCATATAGCTAACTTTTGAAAAGTTTGAACATCACATTTAAAATATCTTCACAATTCATCAAaccattcaaaaatatatattaaaatactctaaaaataacaatttaagTCAAACCAAGTTACATATCAGGTCATACATCGGTTCAACCGGTAGCCAGGTTTTTGATTTTAGCGGTTTGTCGGgttttaaataacatatttttcttACACCCAAACCGGATCACCAAATTTTTCTTGGCTGTGGGTCTAGATccgattttaaaatattacccAAAATTAACAAAGGTTGAAACTGGAAACTGATTCATGTATCActgcaaaaaaaatttcttcacTTTCATTGAAAACTATGTTATATTTGGAAAAGTTTTTTGGATATATTTTGTATTACAAGATTCAAAGTATTTTCCTCTTAGGCAATTGCATGCGACAATAATGGCAATTTCCAAGGAGATCTTAGTCAAGTTGCCCTAGTGAGGGATTTGTTTCTCGTGATCAATTAGAGTTTTGTTCTCTATTAGATTATGAGATTAAGGTGGTGATACAGAAGAATATGTGAAGTAATTGAGATCTGGGTTGATATTTTGTGGTTGCTCATGTAGTGATGATCTTAGcttttattgattttatttgTAATAAGTGTTTCAGAGTAGTTCGGAGGTCTTAGTTGGCGTTATTGTTTGGTGTGTTAGGTGGTTTGGGTTAGAATATAAGACTTGTGGTTTGTAGAAATCTATGTAGTAGTGTTTGGAGTTGTAGTGTGAAGAAGGTTTGAGTAGATTTTATCCTCAAACAAGTTTTGTTCTCTCAAGATGTTTTCTGCTATGGACAAAGCTCTTATGACTTTGTACCTTGAGGAAAGGATGAACCGTTTGTTATGCCGGATTTGGTTGAGTTCTGCTCGAGTGATAAGAATGATTAGGTTTATTTGGAAAACTTCTTAATCTGGATTTACAAAAGATGTCAAGCCTAATTCATGACATGCCTCGAAAATGGAAGAAGGAAGGAAACATTAGAGGAGTAGCTCTTTCTAGGAAAATATTTCAGTTTATTTTTCAGAAAGAACATGATCTTCttgatgttttagaaaaatgaGTTCATTCCTATAATGAATGGACTCTAGCTATTGAGCATTTTTCTGAGGTTCCACCTGCGAATTCTGTGCAATTCATTCCTATTTGGGTTCAGATTGAAACATAACAATCAACTATTACACAAAAGCTATCATGCGCATGTTGACATAGTTGGACAGGTTATTGAAGTAGCTTACGACTCGTCCAAAGCTCATGGGTCAAAGTGAAGTTTGATGTGCATAAACCTCTCAGGAAGGAAAATGTTGTTCTCTTACCAAAAGGAGGTTCAACTACTATTTATTTCCCCTATGAAAGAATACAGAAGAGATGTTATTTGTGCAGAGACTCACTCATGAGCATGCTGTTTGCCCGATTTTGGTcatgaaaaaacaaaatcaaggtTTGGCAAAAATAGCAAATCTGTCTAAGTTAAAACCACTTGTTGAGCCTATCATCAAGGAATCAGATCCTCTttttggtgtgctgaagcaaaccAGGTTGATCTCAACTCAATAACAGGTCATCCTACAGTTTTCATGGAATTCTTGAAAGGTATTTATCATTATTTGTTAGCTTTTACTGGAGATGATAGGAAAAGTCAAGAAGAAATGGTTATAAAATCTGTGGGAGAAGCTGGAAAAGATGTGTTTCTTCAAATTTATGCTTTTAGCTTAGAACATATCCCTTTTGTTACAAAGGATCTAAACAAGATTAAGGCTTAGTGTTTGATTATGAATCTGATGCATCGTTGAAGTTCTATGATGGAACATTTTTTCTTCTCCAAAGTTGATAATTGCTGCTATAGGATCCAGAGAAAGACTTGCATTGATTCTAGTGAATAATAATATTGGACTCTCAATTTGGTTGCTTCCTCTAATTATGATGTTTATTTCTCTTCTAAGAGTGATTCGGCGGTTTTTAGGTTATGCTTCTCTGGAGAAGTCCATCCGCGATCATCTCTAAAAATACAAGGCTTGGAGAAGGCCAAGTAAGAGGAAAAGAAGGTTTACTAGAATTAACCATGAGAACATAACTGAAAACTTACCTTTGAAGCAGAGGAAGGATGTTGGTGACGTTGTTAAGGGAATAGCTTCTAATGAATTGGATGGAACCTTCAACAGTGCAAAGCAAAATGTTCCAGTGATAGTTCTTAATGAGAGACTGTCCAATCCATATAGCCTTCTGAGATAGAATTGTCAATGTCCCATCGCCTCATGGAAATAtcaaatatgtaaaaaatattttcatatccaCTCTAATATTTTAGTTGATATCcaagtttggtttggttatgaGTGTGTACATACTGCGAGTCTGGAAGAAAGTAGTGG
This window encodes:
- the LOC103863821 gene encoding putative 2-succinyl-6-hydroxy-2,4-cyclohexadiene-1-carboxylate synthase isoform X2, with the protein product MMGFLRMVTPPASPPAKRSRRQRRVRANGDGFPVFLPKEVKDIKDPFARALAQRIVRIPVPLQMGNFKGCVMSSCIKPIVQQHDKSPVVLLHCFDSSCLEWRRTYPLLEQASLETWAIDVLGWGFSDLGKLPPCDAASKRHHLFELWKTYIKRPMILVGPSLGATVAVDFTATYPEAVDKLVLINANAYSEGTGALKDLPKSIAYAGVKLLKSFPLRLLANVLAFSSPLSENIDWTNIGRLHCQMPWWEDAMVDFMISGGYNVASHIKHINQKTLVVCSENDQIVSNQLSVKLLCELQNAVFREVPDSGHLPHVENPKQFVKLISDFASGKIN
- the LOC103863821 gene encoding putative 2-succinyl-6-hydroxy-2,4-cyclohexadiene-1-carboxylate synthase isoform X1, translating into MMGFLRMVTPPASPPAKRSRRQRRVRANGDGFPVFLPKEVKDIKDPFARALAQRIVRIPVPLQMGNFKGCVMSSCIKPIVQQHDKSPVVLLHCFDSSCLEWRRTYPLLEQASLETWAIDVLGWGFSDLGKLPPCDAASKRHHLFELWKTYIKRPMILVGPSLGATVAVDFTATYPEAVDKLVLINANAYSEGTGALKDLPKSIAYAGVCLKTLAAFPLVKLLKSFPLRLLANVLAFSSPLSENIDWTNIGRLHCQMPWWEDAMVDFMISGGYNVASHIKHINQKTLVVCSENDQIVSNQLSVKLLCELQNAVFREVPDSGHLPHVENPKQFVKLISDFASGKIN